The genomic window TATCTTCTGTATTGTCTGAATTAATTGTCATATGGTCCAACTTTGATATTTGTATGTCTTCTCTCTGATTTAGCAGTTCTATGTATTAGTGAGAGAGGATAGTAttttccttcttttgtttttttatacttaGCTGTTTTCTCCATCCACCAGTCCGCACAGGCTGCTGTCTTCTGGCCATTCCAACCTGCGTGGACTGCTGACCCCTCAGTCCTCTTTTGGCCATGCTGGTGAGAGGTCCGTGCATGGTTCTCCTGCAGACTGATGCCACATCTTCTGACCCGCACATACGCAGTAATCACCACTGCTGGCTCTGATAAAGACAGAGACACCACTTCAAGcgtggtggtggatgcctggaaaagATTGCCAAGGGGAGGTGGTTGtgtcaaaaaatatatacagaattcaagaaatcctGGGAAATGAGCACAGAGGAATTTTGCTTCTGAAGAAATGAAAGTAGAGTTGCCACAATTCCATATCATAAAAAATATGTTAATCCAGTACTGTTTGTACTCCGTTGTATGCATGGGCTTGTATGTCTGATTTTCCTTAAGAAAAAGGTAAAGCCAGAACTGACTTAGTTTGGTCCTATTGACATAAATTGTTTGTAACCCCCGAGCAAAGGTAATGCCAGAAATCAAGTGCTGCTTTTTCAGCATCGCAAAAGGAGGataaaatgggcagactagatggactctGCAGTtgttatctgccatcatattctttgTTTCTGGCTTCTGGGCATGTTCCCATTTTATCTCTGGACATAGTTCTGTTATCTTGTAAACAAATTAGAACTACAAGTCCAGAGGTGCAGCGATGGAAAAACAGGtcctggctcagcctgtcccatGGAGCTTGTTGCCAACCTTACAGTCCCTGTAACCCTGAGCTGTCAGATCTAGGATTGGTTTTCCACCCCGTCCGGCTGTTCTCATCTTGTGGAATCCATGGAAATTCCAAAAAGTGTATAAAAATTGAAGCAGGGTAGCCCCTATCTTATCCTCCATACATTTACAAAAGTGCATTAAATAACAAAACTAACACCTTTTATTACAAAAGATTTCAATTTTTAaactatcactttttttttttttttacaacattaAATGACTTATAATAGGAACAAAAATCTATTTTATACTGGAAGAAATACATCATAAAATCAATCATTACCTTATGAACCTACCAAGAGCATAAGTAATACAATATTAATTATAAGTCATTTAATGTAAAAGTTTTTTCTTTTCGGGATTTTGCCCATAGAAGTTAGTATTTTTTTGGAGTAGTTTGAATTCACGGAAATGGCAGAGAGAAGGGTAGGTGAGAAAACCAAGACTAGCTCTGAATCTTATGATGACATGAAGCTAGTTTGGCAACATGGtcctgctcttctttttttttttttgcactcccAAAGCACCTTGGAATCTGTAATCCTGCTTTTCTCCAAATGAAGCAGTTTCATAGGACAGCTACGACGGCTAACAGTCACATAGCATCAGCTCAAAGATGAACACAGCCTGCATTTTGGATTCTGCTTTCGCTGGGTAGCAACTGCAGTTTTGCCACTAGTGAGCTGAACAGCAATATTCCTTCTAATATTTTGTgggctgtgcatgtaaaaaatgtcTCATGTGCCAACATAATATGCAGATTTGTGTATAATATTCTTCAAAACACCATCCTAGTTTCCTTTTCTTGTCTGTACTGTGTTTTCCTGCATGCTTATTTCATGATACATAAGTGCATGCACATGCGTATGGCTTTCAGGGAACAGCAATGATGAGCTGTGAGAGGGATGGAACAGCCGTACGCAGGACTCATTGGCCACAGTTGCCCAAGTCTGACTTTTGATGCTTAGTGGatgttttctttctccttttatgCAGGTCCAGCACTGACCTGACCACTATGTCCCTGCCCAGGACCCTTGGAGAGTTGCAGCTCTACCGTGTCCTCCAACGAGCCAACCTGCTATCTTACTATGAGACCTTCATCCAGCAGGGTGGCGATGATGTCCAGCAACTGTGCGAAGCTGGCGAGGAAGAGTTCTTGGAAATTATGTCTCTCGTTGGCATGGCTACTAAACCTCTTCATGTCCGACGACTACAAAAAGCCCTCCGGGAGTGGGCCACCAACCCAGCCCTCTTCAACCAGCCAGTGGCTTCCATCCCTGTTAGCAGCATACCTTTGTTTAAGATCTCCGAGACAGGGGGGAGGAAATCCATCAGCAATGGGCATGGAAACTCTGGAGATAACCTAAGTAAGGGTTTTAGAGCCCTTCCATCTGGAAGTTTCAGCCCCAGAAGCCCATCTGATCACGGGGAGAAGCTTTCTCCTTTGCAGGTACCACAAGACGCTCGGCTGTGGCATGGTAGGAACACACCAGAGCCAGATGGCTTCCTGCCAGAGGATGAGGGAGCATGTTTGTTTCCACCAGTGGTGGAGAACCCAGAGAAACTGGATGTGGACATGGTACGAACCATCTCTGAAAGCGTGGACCGGCTGATGAAAAGCTTCCCGCAGAGCGAGCCTGCAGAGGCCAGATCACTATTGAAACTGAACAAAAAACTGGCCAAGTCTGTGGGGCACATCTTCGAGATGGGGGAGCAAGACGGGCGGAAGGAGGAGGAAATCCGGAAGTTCAGCATCATTTATGGCCGCTTTGATTccaagagaagggaggggaagcagcTCACGCTACACGAGGTCAGGGAACATGTTCCAGCATGTTGCCAGAATTATACACTGGCTAGTCTCCTGCATGTTTCTCTCCACCACCAACTTCAGTCTATCAAAGATGCCCTGGAGCAGTCCAGTTGGCAGAGTTTATAAATGTTATTGCACCTACAGGTATATGCTTTTGTAATATCAGTTTGTAACTGTAACCAGTTCACTTTCTATTGGAAAGTGTGTTTCACATTTAGAATTGAGATAAAGCAGAGCTGCCAAGTGACCCAGATCCTGATGAGACATTTGAGGCCAGTTCTGCCTTTTTGACTTCTCCTCATCCCCTTCACCCGCCCCTGATATATTACAAAGCCTCCTAGCACTGATTCCAAACAAAATGCTCAGGACTAAACATCCTACAATGCACTTCTGAATGTAGGTTCCAAAGCCAGGCCTGACCCATGGTCTTCTGCAGGAGCCAGATCACTTGGCCATGTGATTATAAAAGTCActaagatatagttgcactggagaaggtacagagaagggcgactaaaatgataaaggggatggaactgcaactactggagaagagatgtctgagtgggggatatgatagaggtctatcatatcatgagaagactagaatgggtaaacgaggttagcaaatagcatatttaaaacaaatcagagaaaattcttttttattcaacatacaattaagctctggatttagGTGCTGGACGATGTGGTTAGGGCAgatagtgcagctgggtttaaaaaaggtttggataaattcctggaggagaagtccataaactgctattaatcaaactgacttagggaatagtcactgctattactggcatcagtagcttgagatctatttagtgtttgggtacttgccaggttcttatggcctggcttggccactgttagaaacaggatactgggcttgatggaccattggtctgacccagtatggcaacttcttatgtcaCCAATTTAAGTCTAGGCCTGACTCATGCAGACTCTCCATGTTCTAGGACAGCAAGAACAGGACATtggctgttttggttttatttgctgattttttttttttttttttttatttttatatttcaaacTCCCATCCTAATCTATCTTGGCACCTGCTATAGCCCCTGTCAGTTCTGACAACGAATTCAGCAGCGCCTGCAGCTCATGACACATTTGATTAATTAATTTTGCTTCCATTTATAACTGGCTGAATGTTAAAACAAAATCTCTGAGCCAAGGATCAAGCAGCATACAATTTGCATTTTCTTAAGCTGGGAGTCCTCAGCCTGCTTTTTCAGGGAGTAAGGTGAGCAGGGGCagtttttggttgttttgttgtattttgaaAGCCTTTCCATTTTCAAGGCTCCACTGGCTGCCAGTTTACATTTTGCTGTGAGAACGAGCTGCTACAGCTGTAAATTTGGAAAGATCAGTCAAAGGGTTTCCCTTCCTCCAGTCCCAAGATGACAGAAGATATTGCCAGGCTAAGAAGCCACCTCCTAATGAGTTATTTTAAGAAATTTGGATGGAACAAAAAAATCCAGATGATTGCCACTGGGAATTTTTTCTAGGACCTTGTTTAAATTATGCTCACCACATGAACAGCAGGAGTGAGCTCAGGGTAAAaagatgtgtttatttattttatttatttataaatttttatataccgccgctcatcaaagatatcacgtcggtgtacagtgaacaggaacttacgccggagcgttttacatttaacagagttatataagcgttatacaattaaaaaaaggcaagtatataaatatttgaacataaaacaagtagaatcttttacaaaaacagaactatcatttagttgtaacttaactgagctgaaTTAAAACAACACTATAGAGTAAAGAGGGTTCAAGGGGAAATAGGTAAAAGCTAAGGGAAAGGGTTAGAGGGTGATGGAGTTCTAAATAATAAGTGGTAAGAGGGGAGC from Rhinatrema bivittatum chromosome 3, aRhiBiv1.1, whole genome shotgun sequence includes these protein-coding regions:
- the NAB2 gene encoding NGFI-A-binding protein 2 isoform X1, coding for MLCGRKSAELQTNPSRQKERDTQKAKERDEECKGEEGGAASKRPRRKGSSTDLTTMSLPRTLGELQLYRVLQRANLLSYYETFIQQGGDDVQQLCEAGEEEFLEIMSLVGMATKPLHVRRLQKALREWATNPALFNQPVASIPVSSIPLFKISETGGRKSISNGHGNSGDNLSKGFRALPSGSFSPRSPSDHGEKLSPLQVPQDARLWHGRNTPEPDGFLPEDEGACLFPPVVENPEKLDVDMVRTISESVDRLMKSFPQSEPAEARSLLKLNKKLAKSVGHIFEMGEQDGRKEEEIRKFSIIYGRFDSKRREGKQLTLHELTINEAAAQFCMRDNTLLLRRVELFSLSRQVARESMYLTTLKCSRLHPDDTGAPQPKKLKQEVVEQGPAESLQLAGCDPYAPVFRANVEEDTGSLSGESLDGHFQAVGSCVRLTPSPVPTPEVPLSLSVHGPWSRHILQQTLMDEGLRLARLVSHDRLGRLSPCKPQISELEDSTLECQSISSPPTTAELQRGTSKGDQETSRQ
- the NAB2 gene encoding NGFI-A-binding protein 2 isoform X2, producing the protein MQKKSSLPAETTAATARTEDPRRAAKPRSSTDLTTMSLPRTLGELQLYRVLQRANLLSYYETFIQQGGDDVQQLCEAGEEEFLEIMSLVGMATKPLHVRRLQKALREWATNPALFNQPVASIPVSSIPLFKISETGGRKSISNGHGNSGDNLSKGFRALPSGSFSPRSPSDHGEKLSPLQVPQDARLWHGRNTPEPDGFLPEDEGACLFPPVVENPEKLDVDMVRTISESVDRLMKSFPQSEPAEARSLLKLNKKLAKSVGHIFEMGEQDGRKEEEIRKFSIIYGRFDSKRREGKQLTLHELTINEAAAQFCMRDNTLLLRRVELFSLSRQVARESMYLTTLKCSRLHPDDTGAPQPKKLKQEVVEQGPAESLQLAGCDPYAPVFRANVEEDTGSLSGESLDGHFQAVGSCVRLTPSPVPTPEVPLSLSVHGPWSRHILQQTLMDEGLRLARLVSHDRLGRLSPCKPQISELEDSTLECQSISSPPTTAELQRGTSKGDQETSRQ